Proteins encoded within one genomic window of Humulus lupulus chromosome 1, drHumLupu1.1, whole genome shotgun sequence:
- the LOC133831961 gene encoding 7-dehydrocholesterol reductase-like: MYLVNHPVHLGTQLALYILVAGILCIYINYDCDRQRQEFCRTNGKALVWGKAPSKITATYTTTTGETKSSILLTSGWWGLARHFHYVPEILAAFFWTVPALFNHVSNFPSGV, encoded by the exons ATGTACCTGGTCAATCATCCTGTACACCTTGGAACTCAG TTGGCACTCTACATCCTAGTAGCAGGCATTCTTTGCATATACATCAACTACGACTGTGATAGGCAAAGGCAAGAGTTTTGCAGAACAAATGGCAAAGCTTTGGTTTGGGGTAAAGCTCCATCAAAG ATAACTGCCACTTACACTACCACAACTGGGGAAACAAAAAGCAGCATTCTTTTAACTTCGGGATG GTGGGGATTAGCTCGACATTTCCACTATGTCCCAGAAATATTAGCTGCATTTTTCTGGACTGTTCCAGCTCTTTTTAACCACGTAAGTAATTTTCCTTCTGGGGTTTAG